The following proteins are encoded in a genomic region of Aliiroseovarius sp. F47248L:
- the hydA gene encoding dihydropyrimidinase, whose protein sequence is MTKVIKNGTVVTADLTYKADVLIDSGKIIEIGPDLKGDETLDATGCYVMPGGIDPHTHLEMPFMGTYSSDDFESGTRAALAGGTTMVVDFALPNQGESLLDALKRWDNKSTRANCDYSFHMAVTWWGEQVFDDMKTVVQERGINTFKHFLAYKGALMVNDDELFASFNRLAELGATPMVHAENGDVVAELSAKLLAEGNTGPEAHAYSRPSQVEGEATNRAIMIADMAGAPLYVVHVSCEESHEAIRRARMQGKRVWGEPLIQHLTLDESEYFNKDWDHAARRVMSPPFRNKQHQDSLWAGLQSGSLSVVATDHCAFTTEQKRYGVGDFTKIPNGTGGLEDRMPMLWTNGVATGRLTMNEFVAVTSTNIAKILNCYPKKGAVLVGADADLVVWDPEKEKTITAGNQQSAIDYNVFEGHKVKGLPRFTLTRGQVAVHDGEIKTQEGHGKFVEREPNATVNTALSKWKELTAPQPVKRTGIPATGV, encoded by the coding sequence ATGACCAAAGTCATCAAAAACGGCACTGTCGTAACAGCGGACCTCACTTACAAAGCAGACGTCCTGATCGACAGTGGCAAGATCATCGAGATCGGGCCGGACCTGAAGGGCGACGAGACGCTCGACGCCACCGGTTGTTACGTCATGCCCGGCGGGATCGACCCGCACACGCACCTCGAAATGCCGTTCATGGGCACCTATTCCTCGGATGATTTCGAAAGCGGCACGCGGGCGGCGCTGGCCGGTGGCACCACGATGGTTGTCGATTTCGCTCTGCCAAACCAAGGGGAAAGCCTGCTGGACGCGTTGAAACGCTGGGACAATAAATCGACCCGCGCGAACTGCGACTACTCGTTCCATATGGCGGTCACGTGGTGGGGCGAGCAAGTGTTCGACGACATGAAAACCGTCGTTCAGGAACGCGGCATCAACACGTTCAAGCACTTCCTTGCCTATAAGGGCGCGCTGATGGTGAATGACGACGAGCTCTTCGCCTCGTTCAACCGTCTGGCCGAGCTGGGCGCGACCCCGATGGTCCATGCTGAAAACGGCGATGTGGTCGCGGAACTCTCCGCCAAGCTGCTGGCCGAGGGCAACACGGGGCCTGAAGCACATGCCTATTCCCGCCCCTCTCAGGTCGAAGGGGAGGCCACCAACCGCGCGATCATGATTGCCGACATGGCCGGTGCACCGCTCTATGTCGTGCATGTGTCCTGCGAGGAAAGCCACGAAGCGATCCGCCGCGCCCGCATGCAGGGCAAACGCGTTTGGGGTGAGCCGCTGATCCAGCACCTGACACTGGATGAAAGCGAGTATTTCAACAAAGATTGGGACCATGCCGCGCGTCGCGTGATGTCGCCGCCCTTCCGCAACAAACAACACCAAGACAGCCTGTGGGCCGGTCTGCAATCGGGCAGCTTGTCGGTTGTTGCGACGGACCACTGCGCGTTTACAACGGAGCAGAAACGATATGGCGTTGGGGATTTCACCAAAATCCCAAACGGCACCGGCGGGCTTGAGGATCGGATGCCGATGCTTTGGACAAACGGCGTGGCCACGGGGCGCCTGACGATGAACGAATTTGTCGCCGTCACCTCGACCAACATCGCCAAAATCCTGAATTGCTATCCCAAGAAAGGCGCTGTTCTGGTGGGGGCGGATGCCGATCTTGTTGTCTGGGATCCCGAGAAAGAAAAGACCATCACGGCAGGCAACCAACAATCGGCTATCGACTATAACGTGTTCGAAGGTCACAAGGTCAAAGGCCTGCCCCGCTTCACGCTGACACGCGGACAGGTTGCTGTGCATGACGGCGAGATCAAGACGCAGGAAGGCCACGGCAAGTTTGTCGAACGCGAACCGAATGCGACGGTCAACACCGCACTCAGCAAATGGAAAGAACTGACCGCGCCACAGCCGGTCAAGCGCACCGGCATTCCGGCGACTGGGGTCTAA
- a CDS encoding Zn-dependent hydrolase yields MTMSHGKNLRINPDRLWDSIMEMAKIGPGVAGGNNRQTLTDEDAEGRALFQSWCEAAGCTMGVDTMGNMFATRPGEDPDALPVYMGSHLDTQPTGGKYDGVLGVLGGLEAIRTMNDLSVKTKHPIVLTNWTNEEGTRFAPAMLASGVFAGKHAQDWAYDREDAEGKKFGDELKRIGWVGDEQVGARKMHAMFELHIEQGPILEAEGKDIGVVTHGQGLNWLEVTIIGKESHTGSTPMPMRINAGRGLALITELVHEIAMKHQPNAVGAIGHIDVYPNSRNIIPGKVVCTVDFRSHLQEVIDAMIAEFDERAPKLCADIGVEMSWEMVGTFDPPAFDEGCVKAVRNAAKELGYSHMDIVSGAGHDACWINEIYPTAMIMCPCVDGLSHNEAEDISKEWAAAGTDVLMHAVLETAEIVE; encoded by the coding sequence ATGACTATGAGCCACGGGAAAAACCTGCGCATCAATCCTGACCGTCTTTGGGACAGCATTATGGAGATGGCCAAGATCGGGCCGGGCGTCGCGGGCGGTAACAATCGCCAGACCCTGACCGACGAAGACGCCGAAGGCCGCGCTCTGTTTCAAAGCTGGTGCGAGGCTGCGGGCTGCACCATGGGCGTCGATACGATGGGCAACATGTTTGCCACCCGCCCCGGCGAAGACCCCGACGCCCTGCCCGTCTATATGGGCTCGCACCTCGACACCCAACCGACCGGCGGCAAGTATGACGGGGTGCTGGGCGTGTTGGGTGGGCTTGAGGCCATCCGGACGATGAATGACCTGAGCGTCAAAACCAAACACCCGATTGTTCTGACCAACTGGACCAACGAAGAAGGCACGCGCTTTGCCCCTGCCATGCTGGCCTCTGGCGTGTTTGCCGGAAAGCACGCGCAAGACTGGGCCTATGACCGGGAGGATGCCGAGGGCAAGAAATTCGGAGATGAACTGAAGCGCATCGGTTGGGTCGGCGACGAGCAAGTCGGCGCACGCAAAATGCACGCGATGTTCGAGCTGCACATTGAACAAGGCCCCATTCTGGAAGCAGAGGGCAAAGACATCGGTGTCGTTACCCACGGCCAAGGTCTGAACTGGCTGGAAGTGACCATCATCGGCAAGGAAAGCCACACAGGCTCGACCCCCATGCCCATGCGGATCAACGCAGGACGTGGTTTGGCGCTGATCACCGAGCTGGTCCATGAGATCGCGATGAAACACCAGCCCAACGCGGTGGGGGCGATTGGCCATATCGACGTCTACCCGAACTCGCGCAACATCATCCCCGGCAAGGTCGTCTGCACCGTCGATTTCCGCTCGCACCTGCAAGAGGTGATCGACGCGATGATCGCCGAGTTTGACGAACGTGCGCCGAAGCTCTGTGCGGATATCGGCGTGGAAATGAGCTGGGAGATGGTCGGCACCTTCGACCCGCCCGCCTTTGACGAAGGCTGCGTGAAAGCCGTGCGCAATGCCGCGAAAGAACTGGGCTATAGCCACATGGATATCGTCTCGGGTGCAGGCCACGACGCCTGCTGGATCAACGAGATTTATCCCACCGCTATGATCATGTGCCCCTGTGTGGACGGACTATCCCATAACGAGGCAGAGGACATTTCCAAGGAATGGGCGGCGGCTGGCACGGATGTGCTGATGCACGCGGTGTTGGAAACGGCGGAGATTGTGGAGTGA
- a CDS encoding TetR family transcriptional regulator C-terminal domain-containing protein, with product MSDVNKTTRGIQSRNREEVTARILVAAEKVFAEFGYAGASISRIAAVAGLPKSNVVYYFETKEALYRRVVGEIFDIWRAAADSIRVDNDPIQALGEYIDTKLDLARTRPYGSKVWANEIIQRAPIVQDYLEDELRSWTENRIVVIETWIKNEQIRPISARHLLYAIWATTQHYADFIHQITTLNEGEELTDVQWDETKTAVKDLLLCGVALPNRIRAEG from the coding sequence ATGAGCGACGTGAACAAGACGACAAGAGGCATCCAAAGCCGCAATCGCGAAGAGGTGACAGCCCGCATTCTGGTTGCCGCCGAAAAAGTGTTTGCCGAGTTTGGTTATGCCGGCGCTTCGATCAGTCGGATCGCGGCGGTGGCGGGGCTGCCCAAGTCGAACGTGGTTTATTACTTTGAGACGAAAGAGGCGCTGTATCGCCGTGTCGTGGGCGAGATTTTTGACATCTGGCGTGCGGCGGCGGACAGTATCAGGGTCGACAATGACCCGATTCAAGCGCTGGGCGAATATATCGACACCAAACTGGATCTTGCGCGGACGCGGCCCTATGGCTCGAAAGTCTGGGCGAACGAGATCATCCAGCGCGCGCCCATCGTGCAGGACTATCTGGAAGACGAGCTGCGATCCTGGACCGAAAACCGGATCGTGGTGATCGAGACCTGGATCAAAAATGAACAGATCCGACCGATCAGCGCGCGCCATTTGCTTTATGCGATTTGGGCAACAACGCAGCATTACGCAGATTTCATTCACCAGATCACGACACTGAACGAAGGCGAAGAGCTCACCGATGTGCAGTGGGACGAAACCAAGACAGCCGTGAAAGATCTGCTGCTCTGTGGGGTTGCTCTGCCAAACCGGATCAGGGCTGAGGGTTGA
- a CDS encoding TetR family transcriptional regulator C-terminal domain-containing protein encodes MAKAGSTSRPTRIQREKRRAIFEAALDVFSEKGLRGATLDQIADAAGLSKQNIVYYFNGKEAIYSELLESLLEEWVSPLRDLSEDGDPLDEILTYVGRKMEMSREMQRESRLFATEILHGAPRLGNMLTKDLKSLVDEKAAVIANWMVEGQLATIDPHHLIFSIWAMTQHYADFDLQVQAVLGPVRSDTRFEDAEAFIKHMLVRALHP; translated from the coding sequence ATGGCTAAAGCAGGCTCGACATCCCGCCCCACCCGCATCCAGCGCGAGAAACGGCGGGCGATATTCGAGGCCGCGCTGGACGTGTTCTCGGAAAAAGGACTGCGCGGAGCGACTTTGGACCAAATCGCCGATGCAGCAGGTCTATCCAAGCAGAACATCGTTTATTATTTTAATGGCAAGGAAGCTATCTACTCCGAACTTCTTGAAAGCTTGCTTGAAGAGTGGGTCAGCCCCCTTCGCGATCTGTCCGAGGATGGGGATCCGCTGGACGAGATCCTGACCTATGTTGGTCGCAAGATGGAGATGTCACGCGAGATGCAGCGCGAAAGTCGACTATTTGCGACTGAGATCCTGCACGGTGCCCCTAGGTTGGGGAACATGCTGACGAAAGACCTTAAATCGTTGGTCGATGAAAAGGCTGCTGTCATTGCCAATTGGATGGTTGAAGGTCAGCTAGCCACCATTGACCCGCATCACCTCATCTTCTCGATTTGGGCGATGACCCAGCATTATGCCGATTTTGACCTTCAGGTGCAGGCGGTGTTGGGGCCGGTGCGCAGTGACACACGGTTCGAAGACGCAGAAGCGTTTATCAAGCACATGTTGGTCAGGGCGCTTCACCCCTGA
- a CDS encoding DMT family transporter — MALSSSRQGHLAMLSFSALVSLSFSFGHIVAKEITPTALNTVRFALAALVLFGLARVLRISVRPVFTGFWRFGLMGGLMAVYFITMFEALRVTTAVSTAAVFTLTPLMAAGCGLLIAGQRSGRWTLIALTIGAVGAVWVIFRADIGALMRFELGRGEALFSVGALAHALVPALARKLASDVKPLQTSLGTVLGALIVTGLYGFGDLVHTDFSALRPAVWMVIAYLAVVTTAGTFFLVQYAAQRLPAGKVMAYTYLVPSWVVLWDFLFYGTTPPALLLAGVAATLLALAMLLRGEAP, encoded by the coding sequence ATGGCCCTGTCCTCCTCTCGGCAGGGCCATCTGGCGATGTTATCCTTTTCGGCACTGGTCTCGTTGTCTTTCAGTTTTGGCCACATCGTCGCGAAAGAAATTACACCCACCGCCCTGAACACAGTGCGGTTTGCGTTGGCGGCGCTGGTCCTGTTTGGACTTGCGCGGGTCTTGCGTATTTCTGTGCGCCCGGTCTTCACCGGCTTTTGGCGCTTTGGGCTGATGGGCGGGTTGATGGCCGTATATTTCATCACCATGTTCGAGGCGCTTCGCGTCACAACCGCTGTATCGACTGCGGCGGTCTTTACGTTGACGCCTTTGATGGCGGCAGGCTGTGGGCTGTTGATCGCAGGGCAGAGGTCAGGGCGCTGGACGCTGATCGCGCTGACAATCGGTGCGGTGGGGGCGGTGTGGGTCATTTTTCGCGCGGATATCGGCGCGCTCATGCGGTTTGAGCTTGGTCGTGGCGAGGCGCTGTTTTCTGTTGGTGCGCTGGCCCACGCGTTGGTGCCAGCACTTGCTCGGAAATTGGCAAGCGACGTCAAACCTTTGCAAACATCACTTGGGACTGTGCTGGGTGCTTTGATCGTCACTGGACTCTATGGTTTTGGCGACCTCGTTCACACTGACTTCTCGGCCTTGCGCCCGGCAGTTTGGATGGTCATTGCCTATCTTGCCGTGGTCACCACCGCTGGCACGTTCTTTTTGGTTCAATATGCCGCCCAGCGCCTGCCGGCAGGCAAGGTCATGGCATACACATATCTTGTACCAAGCTGGGTCGTGCTTTGGGATTTCCTGTTTTACGGCACCACCCCCCCTGCCCTTTTGCTGGCCGGTGTAGCTGCAACGCTTCTGGCACTTGCGATGCTGCTCAGGGGTGAAGCGCCCTGA
- the preA gene encoding NAD-dependent dihydropyrimidine dehydrogenase subunit PreA has translation MADLTSNFLGIKSPNPFWLASAPPTDKEYNVRRAFEAGWGGVVWKTLGAEGPPVVNVNGPRYGAIHGADRRLLGLNNIELITDRPLEVNLEEMARVKKDYPDHALIASVMVPCEEDEWKRIIPRIAETGCDGFELNFGCPHGMAERGMGSAVGQVPEYIEMVTRWCKEATDLPVIVKLTPNITNILLPAQAAKDGGADAVSLINTINSITNVNLDVMAPEPMIDGKGTHGGYCGPAVKPIALNMVAEIARNPGTRGLPISGIGGVTTWRDAAEFMALGAGNVQVCTAAMTYGFKVVQEMISGLSQWMDEKGYTSIEEVVGRAVPNVTDWQYLNLNHVTKARIDQDACIQCGRCYAACEDTSHQAISMSEDRVFDVKDDECVACNLCVNVCPVDGCITMETIVAGAMDERTGKVVEKEYANWTTHPNNPSATAAE, from the coding sequence ATGGCCGACCTGACATCGAACTTTCTTGGAATTAAGTCACCCAACCCGTTCTGGCTGGCCTCGGCCCCACCCACCGACAAGGAATACAACGTGCGCCGCGCGTTCGAAGCCGGTTGGGGCGGCGTGGTTTGGAAGACGCTGGGGGCCGAAGGACCGCCCGTCGTTAACGTGAACGGCCCGCGCTATGGCGCGATCCACGGCGCAGACCGTCGCCTGTTGGGTTTGAACAACATCGAACTGATCACCGACCGCCCGCTTGAGGTCAACCTTGAGGAAATGGCCCGCGTGAAGAAGGACTATCCCGACCACGCGCTGATCGCATCCGTGATGGTGCCCTGCGAGGAAGACGAGTGGAAACGCATCATCCCGCGCATCGCCGAAACCGGCTGTGACGGGTTCGAACTGAACTTCGGCTGTCCGCACGGGATGGCCGAACGCGGCATGGGATCGGCTGTCGGGCAGGTGCCGGAATATATCGAGATGGTCACGCGCTGGTGCAAGGAAGCCACCGACCTGCCCGTCATCGTGAAGCTGACGCCCAACATCACCAACATCCTTCTGCCCGCACAGGCCGCAAAGGATGGTGGGGCGGATGCGGTCAGCCTGATCAACACGATCAACTCGATCACCAACGTCAATCTGGACGTGATGGCTCCCGAGCCGATGATCGACGGCAAAGGCACCCATGGCGGCTATTGCGGCCCGGCGGTGAAACCCATCGCCCTGAACATGGTCGCCGAGATTGCCCGCAACCCCGGCACGCGCGGCCTGCCCATTTCGGGCATTGGCGGTGTGACCACCTGGCGCGATGCAGCCGAATTCATGGCGCTTGGCGCGGGCAACGTGCAGGTTTGCACGGCGGCGATGACCTATGGGTTCAAGGTGGTGCAGGAAATGATCTCGGGCCTCAGCCAGTGGATGGATGAAAAGGGCTACACCTCAATCGAAGAAGTGGTCGGCCGTGCGGTGCCCAATGTCACTGACTGGCAATATCTGAACCTGAACCACGTCACCAAGGCGCGCATTGACCAAGACGCTTGCATCCAATGCGGGCGCTGCTATGCAGCCTGTGAAGACACCTCGCACCAGGCGATCAGCATGTCCGAGGATCGCGTTTTCGACGTGAAGGACGACGAATGCGTGGCGTGTAATCTGTGTGTGAATGTCTGCCCAGTCGATGGCTGCATCACCATGGAAACCATCGTAGCGGGTGCCATGGACGAACGAACCGGAAAGGTTGTTGAGAAAGAATATGCCAACTGGACAACCCACCCCAACAACCCAAGCGCCACAGCCGCCGAGTAA
- a CDS encoding NAD(P)-dependent oxidoreductase, whose protein sequence is MPQTNRENGVSPARLAPADVQANFSDLHPAYDEHEALVAADRCYFCHDAPCMTACPTSIDIPLFIRQIATGTAEAAAKTILDQNILGGMCARVCPTETLCEEVCVREVAEGKPVEIGRLQRFATDTLMAKGVHPFVRAPETGKQVAVVGAGPSGLACAHRLAMLGHNVVVFEARSKGGGLNEFGIAAYKSTNDFAQKELDWLMAIGGIEIRYQQALGQSITLDRLQDDFDAVFLGMGLTAVNALRLDGEDKTNVADAVDFIADLRQASDLTALPVGRRVVVIGGGMTAIDAGVQAKLLGAEDVTIVYRRGQGAMAASKFEQDLARQKGVRLICNATPVGIEGNGSLTAVTFAYTETRVGKLETLDETFTLPADQLFKAIGQKLGETPDGLTLDGGKITVNDAQKTNLANVWAGGDCASGGDDLTVTAVAEGRDAAMDIHATLTGAS, encoded by the coding sequence ATGCCCCAAACCAACAGGGAAAACGGAGTTTCTCCGGCCCGATTAGCGCCAGCCGACGTGCAAGCCAATTTTTCGGACCTTCACCCAGCATATGATGAACACGAGGCTCTTGTGGCCGCGGATCGTTGCTATTTTTGCCACGATGCGCCGTGTATGACGGCGTGCCCGACCTCGATCGACATACCGCTGTTCATCCGCCAGATTGCCACCGGCACGGCGGAAGCGGCGGCCAAGACCATCCTTGACCAGAACATTCTGGGCGGCATGTGCGCGCGGGTCTGTCCGACCGAGACACTCTGCGAAGAAGTGTGTGTGCGCGAGGTTGCCGAGGGCAAGCCGGTCGAAATCGGCCGTCTGCAACGCTTTGCCACCGACACATTGATGGCCAAGGGGGTGCACCCGTTCGTGCGTGCACCTGAGACCGGCAAGCAGGTCGCCGTCGTGGGCGCCGGCCCGTCCGGCCTTGCCTGCGCGCACCGCTTGGCGATGCTGGGCCACAACGTTGTGGTGTTCGAAGCGCGGTCCAAAGGGGGCGGTCTGAATGAATTCGGCATTGCTGCTTACAAATCCACCAATGATTTCGCGCAGAAGGAACTGGATTGGCTCATGGCCATTGGCGGGATCGAAATCCGCTATCAGCAGGCTTTGGGTCAGTCCATCACATTGGACAGGCTGCAAGATGATTTCGACGCGGTGTTTCTTGGCATGGGCCTGACCGCCGTCAACGCATTGCGTCTTGACGGTGAAGACAAAACCAACGTCGCGGATGCCGTCGACTTCATCGCCGATCTGCGTCAGGCAAGCGACCTGACCGCCCTGCCCGTTGGCCGACGCGTCGTCGTCATCGGCGGCGGCATGACCGCGATTGACGCGGGCGTGCAAGCCAAACTGCTGGGCGCCGAGGACGTGACAATCGTTTACCGTCGCGGGCAAGGGGCCATGGCGGCGTCAAAGTTCGAACAGGACTTGGCGCGGCAGAAAGGCGTCAGGTTGATCTGCAATGCAACCCCAGTGGGGATCGAGGGCAACGGATCGCTGACTGCCGTGACCTTCGCTTATACCGAAACGCGTGTTGGCAAGTTGGAGACGCTGGACGAGACCTTCACCCTGCCCGCCGATCAACTGTTCAAAGCCATCGGCCAGAAACTGGGCGAGACGCCGGACGGGTTGACGCTGGACGGCGGCAAGATCACCGTCAACGACGCGCAGAAAACCAACTTGGCGAATGTCTGGGCCGGGGGCGATTGTGCCTCGGGCGGGGACGATCTGACCGTCACCGCCGTTGCCGAAGGTCGCGATGCGGCCATGGACATCCACGCCACTCTGACAGGAGCAAGCTAA
- a CDS encoding (2Fe-2S)-binding protein gives MQLTVNGVVHDVDVEDDMPLLWVLRDEIGLNGPKYGCGVAACGACTVHINGVSVRSCQTFVSDVDGPVTTIEGLGTPEELHAVQAAWLEHQVAQCGYCQGGQMMQAAELLSHTPQPSDADIDEVMSGNLCRCGTYPRIRAAVKTAAKTLQDT, from the coding sequence TTGCAACTTACGGTGAACGGAGTAGTTCATGACGTGGATGTCGAAGATGACATGCCGTTGTTGTGGGTTCTTCGCGATGAAATTGGGCTGAACGGGCCGAAATACGGTTGTGGCGTGGCTGCCTGTGGCGCCTGCACGGTGCACATCAACGGTGTTTCCGTTCGTTCCTGTCAGACATTTGTTTCCGATGTAGACGGTCCCGTCACAACGATCGAGGGTTTGGGAACGCCCGAAGAATTACACGCTGTTCAAGCTGCATGGCTGGAACATCAGGTTGCGCAATGTGGGTACTGCCAAGGCGGTCAAATGATGCAGGCCGCCGAGTTGCTTTCGCATACGCCGCAGCCGTCGGATGCTGATATCGACGAGGTGATGTCTGGCAATCTGTGCCGGTGTGGCACCTATCCCCGCATTCGCGCAGCTGTGAAAACGGCTGCCAAGACTTTGCAGGACACTTGA